A single window of Gambusia affinis linkage group LG18, SWU_Gaff_1.0, whole genome shotgun sequence DNA harbors:
- the LOC122820730 gene encoding macrophage mannose receptor 1-like, whose protein sequence is MRQILWYQPEKPEHFSETLSTFYCSPQSGVTMERILLGVLVLSGLVILSTCLPLQPAYRFVNQALNWTEAQSYCRRTHTDLATVLSSEEKNRIMKTLSSAGHSSDIWIGLFSEIDWRWSDGFTGSGADYRHWRTSASEPSFHYSIELCVMFSYYVEWYDVSCSQNRQFVCYKGSQLVPEFVFVNLLMNWSSAQTYCRNNFIDLATIKNDTDNKKVESLVPGYYSPWIGLFRDPNFHWSDGSSVVFTSWDLVMNPLGSMTVICGATSYARSGNWKFLPCETQLPFVCYDSPVIQKVVKIRLRTDNSVDLNDPVLRENILTKLQNRLQETGEHGFTLKWTKQPDGNVFRKEMKYV, encoded by the exons ATGAGACAAATACTCTGGTATCAGCCAGAAAAGCCAGAACACTTTTCAGAGACTCTCAGCACCTTCTACTGCAGTCCTCAGAGTGGCGTCACCATGGAGAGGATCTTGTTGGGGGTCCTGGTTCTCTCAG GCCTGGTCATCCTCTCCACCTGCCTTCCTCTTCAGCCTGCCTACCGCTTTGTTAATCAAGCTCTGAATTGGACTGAAGCTCAGTCCTACTGCAGACGGACCCACACTGACCTGGCAACCGTTCTAAGCTCAGAAGAAAAGAACCGAATCATGAAAACTCTTTCGTCTGCTGGTCACAGCTCTGACATCTGGATTGGTCTGTTCAGTGAAATAGACTGGAGATGGTCCGATGGCTTCACGGGAAGCGGCGCCGACTACAGACACTGGAGAACTTCAGCATCTGAACCAAGTTTCCATTACTCCATTGAGCTCTGCGTAATGTTCTCATACTATGTGGAGTGGTATGATGTTAGTTGCTCACAGAATCGTCAATTTGTGTGCTACAAAG GCTCACAGTTGGTTCCCGAATTCGTGTTTGTGAATCTACTAATGAACTGGTCCAGTGCTCAGACTTACTGCAGAAACAACTTCATCGACCTCGCCACCATAAAAAATGACACAGACAACAAGAAGGTTGAGAGCCTGGTGCCAGGTTATTACTCTCCATGGATTGGTCTGTTTAGAGATCCAAATTTTCACTGGTCTGATGGGAGCAGCGTCGTCTTTACCAGCTGGGATCTCGTTATGAATCCGCTTGGATCGATGACAGTCATATGTGGTGCTACATCTTATGCAAGATCAGGAAATTGGAAGTTTTTGCCCTGTGAAACGCAATTACCTTTTGTCTGTTATGACTCTCCTG TAATCCAAAAGGTTGTGAAGATAAGACTTCGCACAGACAACTCAGTGGATCTGAATGACCCTGTTTTGAGGGAAAACATCCTGACAAAG CTCCAGAACAGACTGCAGGAGACCGGAGAGCATGGATTTACCCTGAAGTGGACAAAACAGCCTGATGGAAACGTCTTCCGAAAGGAAATGAAATACGTATAG